In a single window of the Xylanimonas protaetiae genome:
- the dapA gene encoding 4-hydroxy-tetrahydrodipicolinate synthase yields the protein MAPTSHPTRPFGALLTAMVTPLTPDGAVDLDAARTLATWLVDQGCDGVVLNGTTGEAPTTHSPEKADLVAAVVDAIGDRAVVVAGAGSNDTAHAARMAAQAAEAGADGILIVSPYYSRPSQEGLVRHMETVADAGGKPVMLYDVPGRAGVRISADAYARLAEHPLVVATKDATGDVAAAAGLAERTGLAWYSGDDALLLPFLAHGGAGVVSVAAHAVPAAFAAAIAAWDAGDTAGALAAFRTTLPAIAALNGAGFQAVMAKAAVEALGVVSGRTVRLPLVEASDDEAAAVRAGLVAAGVLASA from the coding sequence ATGGCACCGACGTCCCACCCCACCCGCCCCTTCGGAGCGCTGCTCACCGCCATGGTGACGCCCCTGACCCCCGACGGTGCGGTGGACCTGGACGCGGCCCGCACGCTCGCGACCTGGCTCGTCGACCAGGGCTGCGACGGCGTCGTGCTCAACGGCACCACGGGCGAGGCGCCCACCACGCACTCGCCGGAGAAGGCCGACCTCGTCGCGGCGGTCGTGGACGCGATCGGCGACCGTGCCGTCGTCGTTGCTGGTGCCGGGTCGAACGATACCGCGCACGCGGCCCGCATGGCCGCGCAGGCGGCCGAGGCCGGCGCCGACGGCATCCTCATCGTCTCGCCGTACTACTCGCGCCCCTCGCAGGAGGGCCTGGTGCGGCACATGGAGACCGTGGCCGACGCGGGCGGCAAGCCCGTCATGCTCTACGACGTCCCCGGCCGCGCCGGCGTGCGGATCTCCGCCGACGCGTACGCGCGCCTCGCCGAGCACCCGCTCGTCGTCGCGACCAAGGACGCCACGGGCGACGTCGCCGCGGCCGCCGGCCTGGCCGAGCGCACCGGCCTGGCCTGGTACTCGGGCGACGACGCGCTGCTCCTGCCGTTCCTCGCGCACGGCGGCGCGGGCGTCGTCTCCGTGGCCGCGCACGCCGTGCCCGCCGCCTTCGCCGCCGCGATCGCCGCCTGGGACGCCGGCGACACCGCCGGCGCGCTCGCCGCGTTCCGCACGACCCTGCCCGCGATCGCCGCGCTCAACGGCGCCGGCTTCCAGGCCGTCATGGCCAAGGCCGCCGTCGAGGCGCTCGGCGTGGTCAGCGGCCGCACCGTGCGGCTCCCGCTCGTCGAGGCCTCCGACGACGAGGCGGCCGCCGTGCGCGCGGGCCTCGTGGCCGCGGGCGTCCTCGCCTCCGCCTGA
- a CDS encoding DNA translocase FtsK 4TM domain-containing protein codes for MRAQGTAVRSTSRGAGGRPAAARTSGKPSAKPAARRTPQRPAPKRAPWPFRAVRALWLGVAHGVGGAVRTIFRGARDLEPEHRRDGVAFFLLALAIVVAAREWWHIPGVFGDVVHAVVAGTVGAAGVAVPVLLLWLGVRVMRHPERPESNSRVGIGVTLLVVAVCALVAISAGTPSPGEGFEAVKDAGGIVGYLTANPMVAGLTAYAAVPIFLLLAFFGLLVVTATPVHRIPERLRGLYDHLTGNHREEAAEVDGLQLADGVSAHDGEDDKPKRRRKTRAERAAEKRDLDLPDGGFAGDEAFETAAVLEKGPAAGKAPKGKANPATEILTTVAAAGTTAGTTAGTTAATVAVAQPATPAPAPIGRPIQPMLDGDTVYLLPDEEALVKGAPHKTRSAANDRVVEALTHVFDQFEVDAQVTGFTRGPTVTRYEVEVGNKVKIERITSLSNNIAYAVASADVRILAPIPGKSAIGIEIPNTDRETVVLGDVLRSGAAHRSEHPMVVGIGKDVEGGYVVANLAKMPHILVAGATGAGKSSFINSMIVSIMMRSTPEQVRMVLVDPKRVELTIYEGIPHLITPIITSPKKAAEALEWVVREMDARYDDLAAFGFKHVDDFNAAVRAGKVKPLPGSERKIATYPYLLVVVDELADLMMVAPRDVEASIQRITQLARAAGIHLVLATQRPSVDVVTGLIKANVPSRLAFATSSLADSRVVLDQPGAEKLVGQGDALFLPMGAAKPMRVQGAWVTETEIHAVVEHVKAQLKPVYRQDVTAPAAAKKQVDDDIGDDLDLLLQAAELVVTTQFGSTSMLQRKLRVGFAKAGRLMDLLESREIVGPSEGSKAREVLVQPDDLAGALALLRGEPAQLFDQAEPAAAPDPYADGVDGHRPPVATDYHDDADTDPENGWR; via the coding sequence GTGCGGGCGCAGGGCACCGCGGTACGGTCGACGTCCCGCGGTGCGGGCGGCAGGCCGGCCGCCGCGCGGACCAGCGGGAAGCCGTCGGCGAAGCCCGCCGCACGGCGCACGCCGCAGCGTCCCGCCCCGAAGCGGGCACCCTGGCCCTTCCGGGCCGTACGGGCCCTGTGGCTGGGCGTCGCGCACGGCGTCGGGGGCGCCGTCCGCACGATCTTCCGAGGAGCGAGAGACCTGGAACCCGAGCACCGCCGCGACGGCGTCGCCTTCTTCCTCCTCGCGCTGGCCATCGTGGTGGCCGCGCGCGAGTGGTGGCACATCCCCGGCGTCTTCGGCGACGTGGTCCACGCCGTCGTCGCCGGGACGGTGGGCGCCGCGGGCGTCGCCGTGCCCGTGCTGTTGCTGTGGCTGGGCGTGCGCGTCATGCGGCACCCGGAGCGGCCGGAGTCCAACTCGCGCGTGGGGATCGGCGTGACCCTGCTGGTCGTCGCGGTGTGTGCGCTCGTCGCGATCTCGGCCGGCACGCCGAGCCCCGGCGAGGGTTTCGAGGCCGTGAAGGACGCGGGCGGCATCGTGGGCTACCTCACGGCGAACCCCATGGTCGCGGGGCTCACGGCGTACGCCGCCGTGCCGATCTTCCTGCTGCTCGCCTTCTTCGGGCTGCTCGTCGTCACGGCGACGCCCGTGCACCGCATCCCCGAGCGGCTGCGCGGCCTGTACGACCACCTGACCGGCAACCACCGCGAGGAGGCCGCGGAGGTCGACGGGCTCCAGCTCGCCGACGGCGTCTCCGCCCACGACGGCGAGGACGACAAGCCGAAGCGACGGCGCAAGACGCGCGCCGAGCGGGCCGCCGAGAAGCGCGACCTCGACCTGCCCGACGGCGGCTTCGCGGGCGACGAGGCCTTCGAGACGGCCGCGGTGCTGGAGAAGGGCCCCGCCGCAGGCAAGGCGCCCAAGGGCAAGGCCAACCCCGCCACGGAGATCCTGACCACCGTCGCCGCGGCGGGCACGACCGCGGGCACGACTGCGGGCACGACTGCGGCCACCGTGGCGGTCGCCCAGCCCGCCACGCCGGCCCCGGCGCCGATCGGCCGTCCCATCCAGCCCATGCTCGACGGCGACACCGTCTACCTGCTGCCCGACGAGGAGGCGCTCGTCAAGGGCGCCCCGCACAAGACCCGCTCGGCCGCCAACGACCGCGTCGTCGAGGCGCTCACCCACGTCTTCGACCAGTTCGAGGTGGACGCCCAGGTCACGGGCTTCACGCGCGGCCCCACGGTCACGCGGTACGAGGTCGAGGTCGGCAACAAGGTCAAGATCGAGCGCATCACGTCGCTGTCGAACAACATCGCGTACGCCGTCGCGAGCGCGGACGTGCGCATCCTCGCGCCCATCCCCGGCAAGTCGGCCATCGGCATCGAGATCCCCAACACCGACCGCGAGACGGTGGTGCTGGGCGACGTGCTGCGCTCGGGGGCCGCGCACCGCAGCGAGCACCCCATGGTGGTGGGCATCGGCAAGGACGTCGAGGGCGGGTACGTCGTCGCGAACCTCGCGAAGATGCCGCACATCCTCGTCGCCGGCGCCACGGGCGCCGGCAAGTCGAGCTTCATCAACTCGATGATCGTCTCGATCATGATGCGCTCCACCCCCGAGCAGGTGCGCATGGTGCTCGTGGACCCCAAGCGCGTCGAGCTGACGATCTACGAGGGCATCCCGCACCTCATCACGCCCATCATCACCAGCCCCAAGAAGGCCGCCGAGGCCCTGGAGTGGGTGGTGCGCGAGATGGACGCGCGCTACGACGACCTCGCCGCGTTCGGGTTCAAGCACGTCGACGACTTCAACGCCGCCGTCCGCGCGGGCAAGGTCAAGCCGCTGCCGGGCTCCGAGCGCAAGATCGCCACCTACCCGTACCTGCTCGTCGTGGTCGACGAGCTCGCCGACCTCATGATGGTCGCCCCGCGCGACGTCGAGGCGTCGATCCAGCGCATCACCCAGCTCGCCCGCGCGGCCGGCATCCACCTGGTGCTGGCCACGCAGCGGCCGTCGGTCGACGTCGTCACGGGCCTCATCAAGGCCAACGTGCCGTCGCGGCTGGCGTTCGCGACGTCGTCGCTCGCGGACTCGCGCGTCGTGCTCGACCAGCCCGGTGCCGAGAAGCTCGTCGGGCAGGGCGACGCCCTGTTCCTGCCCATGGGCGCGGCCAAGCCCATGCGCGTCCAGGGCGCGTGGGTCACGGAGACCGAGATCCACGCCGTCGTCGAGCATGTCAAGGCCCAGCTCAAGCCGGTGTACCGGCAGGACGTCACCGCGCCGGCCGCGGCCAAGAAGCAGGTCGACGACGACATCGGCGACGACCTCGACCTGCTGCTCCAGGCCGCCGAGCTCGTGGTGACCACCCAATTCGGCTCGACGTCGATGCTGCAGCGCAAGCTGCGCGTCGGGTTCGCCAAGGCCGGGCGCCTCATGGACCTGCTGGAGTCTCGCGAGATCGTCGGCCCGTCCGAGGGCTCGAAGGCGCGCGAGGTGCTGGTGCAGCCCGACGACCTCGCCGGGGCGCTCGCGCTGCTGCGCGGCGAGCCCGCGCAGCTGTTCGACCAGGCCGAGCCCGCCGCGGCGCCCGACCCGTACGCCGACGGCGTCGACGGGCACCGCCCGCCGGTGGCGACGGACTACCACGACGACGCGGACACCGACCCGGAGAACGGCTGGCGGTAG
- a CDS encoding MBL fold metallo-hydrolase gives MRELRQVAAGVWVATAEIWTSNTVVVVDDDGAALVVDPGITPTEVDGLAAAVAARGWRVAAGLATHPHWDHVLWSAALGDVPRFATPTAIAALAGDVERGWQEASSAAPGHDRALFGALTPLGSAPVGADVPLVPPAPRGCRVVVHEAHAPGHLALVTRGVLVAGDMLSDQEVPLLDVGPGGDRARAPLDPLGGYRRALAALEDAVARYDVAVLVPGHGAVAVGRDAVAARFTADRAYLHALEQAAAQPPSGHAGCDVPRTVPDERLADRWVAGEHAAQLDFLRARLTGR, from the coding sequence GTGCGGGAGCTGCGGCAGGTCGCGGCCGGCGTCTGGGTCGCGACGGCCGAGATCTGGACGTCCAACACGGTCGTCGTGGTCGACGACGACGGCGCCGCGCTCGTCGTCGACCCCGGCATCACGCCGACGGAGGTCGACGGGCTCGCCGCCGCCGTCGCCGCGCGCGGGTGGCGGGTCGCCGCCGGGCTCGCGACGCACCCGCACTGGGACCACGTGCTGTGGTCGGCCGCGCTCGGGGACGTGCCGCGGTTCGCCACGCCGACGGCGATCGCGGCCCTGGCCGGCGACGTCGAGCGCGGCTGGCAGGAGGCGTCGTCGGCCGCCCCGGGCCATGACCGGGCGCTGTTCGGCGCGCTCACCCCTCTCGGTTCCGCACCCGTCGGTGCCGACGTCCCGCTGGTGCCGCCGGCGCCGCGCGGCTGCCGCGTCGTCGTGCACGAGGCGCACGCGCCCGGGCACCTGGCCCTGGTGACGCGTGGCGTGCTCGTGGCCGGGGACATGCTCTCGGACCAGGAGGTGCCGCTGCTCGACGTCGGCCCGGGCGGCGACCGGGCCCGCGCGCCGCTCGACCCGCTGGGCGGGTACCGTCGGGCGCTCGCCGCGCTCGAGGACGCGGTCGCCCGCTACGACGTCGCGGTGCTGGTGCCGGGGCACGGCGCCGTCGCCGTCGGGCGCGACGCCGTCGCGGCCCGCTTCACCGCGGACCGCGCGTACCTGCACGCGCTCGAGCAGGCGGCCGCGCAGCCGCCGTCGGGCCACGCGGGCTGCGACGTGCCGCGTACGGTGCCCGACGAGCGGCTCGCCGACCGGTGGGTGGCCGGCGAGCACGCGGCGCAGCTGGACTTCCTGCGGGCCCGGCTCACCGGGCGGTAG
- a CDS encoding TetR/AcrR family transcriptional regulator, giving the protein MARPRLHDAALRTRLLEVTSQVISSDGEAAVTVRDVAARAGTSASAVYALFGSRDALVAAVSEEGFRRFGERLAAAGRTDDAAADLLALGVAYRVSALADPHFYRVMFERAVPPGAGAPPAVERPTFLALRDAVARLRPDGATDVALALWALVHGLVSLELAGLVPGDGGARAARYDATLAAAGPALLGGAPRR; this is encoded by the coding sequence ATGGCACGACCCCGGCTCCATGACGCGGCCCTGCGCACCCGCCTGCTCGAGGTGACGTCGCAGGTCATCTCCTCCGACGGCGAGGCCGCTGTGACCGTGCGCGACGTCGCCGCGCGGGCCGGCACGAGCGCGTCAGCGGTGTACGCGCTCTTCGGGTCGCGCGACGCGCTCGTCGCCGCCGTGAGCGAGGAGGGGTTCCGCCGGTTCGGCGAGCGCCTCGCCGCCGCAGGCCGGACGGACGACGCCGCCGCCGACCTCCTCGCTCTCGGCGTCGCCTACCGCGTCAGCGCGCTCGCCGACCCGCACTTCTACCGGGTCATGTTCGAGCGCGCGGTGCCCCCGGGCGCAGGCGCTCCGCCGGCCGTCGAGCGCCCCACCTTCCTGGCGCTGCGCGACGCCGTGGCGCGCCTGCGCCCCGACGGGGCCACCGACGTCGCGCTCGCCCTGTGGGCGCTCGTCCACGGCCTCGTGAGCCTGGAGCTCGCCGGCCTCGTCCCCGGCGACGGCGGGGCGCGGGCGGCCCGCTACGACGCCACGCTCGCAGCGGCGGGACCTGCGCTCCTCGGTGGTGCGCCCCGCCGGTGA
- a CDS encoding DUF4328 domain-containing protein: protein MSEPQHVPPPAPVPAPGPAVPAPMPAYGGHASPYATPAPAPWGPQGWRPPLPSAPLGLGTAVIVLAGVWTGLQLLSLATSFEAADRLAAADAAGTIAPFTTYDFVGFLTFPVQIAAYVVVCLWLQGSRTFSEVAAPMVRQPRGPAWLWLGWIVPVVSFWFPYQVVRDVAGETGARLRITLGWWWACWLAAMWLTNQSVIAGSGLGSRDPSTLPAFEALVTAALVGAFVLWVRIVRAVTAWQKGHLASIG, encoded by the coding sequence ATGAGCGAGCCTCAGCACGTCCCGCCGCCGGCACCGGTCCCGGCGCCCGGCCCCGCGGTGCCCGCCCCGATGCCGGCCTACGGTGGGCACGCGTCGCCGTATGCGACGCCCGCCCCGGCGCCCTGGGGTCCCCAGGGCTGGCGCCCGCCGCTGCCGTCGGCGCCGCTGGGCCTGGGCACGGCGGTGATTGTGCTCGCGGGCGTGTGGACCGGGCTGCAGCTTCTGAGCCTCGCAACGTCGTTCGAGGCGGCCGACCGGCTCGCTGCTGCGGACGCGGCAGGCACCATCGCTCCCTTCACCACCTATGACTTCGTGGGCTTCCTGACATTCCCGGTGCAGATCGCCGCCTACGTCGTCGTCTGCCTCTGGCTGCAGGGCAGCCGGACGTTCTCCGAGGTCGCTGCGCCGATGGTGCGCCAGCCTCGGGGGCCGGCGTGGCTCTGGCTGGGGTGGATCGTCCCGGTTGTGTCGTTCTGGTTCCCCTACCAGGTCGTGCGGGACGTCGCGGGCGAGACCGGCGCGCGGCTGCGGATCACCCTCGGATGGTGGTGGGCCTGCTGGCTCGCGGCCATGTGGCTGACCAACCAGTCGGTCATCGCCGGCTCGGGGCTGGGATCCCGCGACCCGTCGACGCTCCCGGCCTTCGAGGCTCTCGTCACCGCGGCGCTCGTGGGTGCGTTCGTCCTCTGGGTCCGCATCGTCCGCGCCGTCACGGCATGGCAGAAGGGGCACCTCGCGTCCATCGGCTGA
- a CDS encoding adenosine deaminase, whose translation MTTEPRPGAGARPPRAELHLHLEGTLEPELAFALAERNGVALPFADVAALRAAYDFGDLQSFLDLYYANMAVLRTADDFAELTRAYLRRAAAAGVRHAEIMFDPQAHLLRGVPLATVVDGITSVLVTSERDFGVSTLLIAAFLRDRPAGEALSVLDALLATGAPIAGVGLDSAEVGSAAPFGPVFARAAAAGLRRTAHAGEEGPPANVVEVLDVLGAERVDHGVRAMEDPALVARLARDRVPLTVCPLSNVRLQAVPSLAEHPLPRMVEAGLHVSVHSDDPAYFGGYVDDVDDALTATFGMGARERAALAAASFTGSFLPADRVREHLREVEEWATRARVRASSG comes from the coding sequence GTGACGACGGAGCCCCGGCCCGGGGCGGGCGCCCGCCCGCCCCGGGCCGAGCTGCACCTGCACCTCGAGGGCACGCTCGAGCCCGAGCTGGCGTTCGCGCTCGCGGAGCGCAACGGCGTCGCGCTCCCGTTCGCCGACGTCGCGGCGCTGCGGGCCGCGTACGACTTCGGCGACCTGCAGTCGTTCCTCGACCTGTACTACGCGAACATGGCCGTGCTGCGGACGGCCGACGACTTCGCCGAGCTCACCCGCGCCTACCTGCGCCGCGCCGCGGCCGCCGGGGTGCGGCACGCGGAGATCATGTTCGACCCGCAGGCGCACCTGCTGCGCGGCGTGCCGCTGGCGACCGTCGTGGACGGGATCACCTCCGTGCTGGTGACGTCCGAGCGGGACTTCGGCGTCTCGACCCTGCTCATCGCCGCGTTCCTGCGCGACCGGCCCGCGGGGGAGGCGCTGTCGGTCCTCGACGCGCTGCTCGCGACGGGCGCACCGATCGCCGGCGTCGGGCTCGACTCGGCCGAGGTCGGCTCCGCCGCGCCCTTCGGGCCCGTGTTCGCACGGGCCGCTGCGGCGGGTCTGCGCCGCACCGCGCACGCGGGCGAGGAGGGACCGCCCGCGAACGTCGTCGAGGTGCTCGACGTGCTGGGCGCCGAGCGCGTCGACCACGGCGTCCGGGCCATGGAGGACCCGGCGCTCGTGGCCCGCCTCGCCCGCGACCGCGTGCCGCTCACGGTGTGCCCGCTGTCGAACGTGCGGCTCCAGGCCGTGCCGTCGCTCGCCGAGCACCCGCTGCCGCGCATGGTCGAGGCAGGGCTGCACGTGTCCGTGCACTCCGACGACCCCGCCTACTTCGGCGGCTACGTGGACGACGTCGACGACGCGCTGACCGCCACCTTCGGCATGGGGGCGCGCGAGCGGGCCGCGCTCGCGGCCGCGTCGTTCACCGGGTCGTTCCTGCCGGCCGACCGGGTGCGGGAGCATCTGCGCGAGGTCGAGGAGTGGGCCACCCGGGCGAGAGTGCGCGCCTCCAGCGGGTGA
- a CDS encoding ribonuclease J — protein sequence MSHPHPELTLPPALPAGGLRVVALGGLGEVGRNMAVLEHAGRLLIIDCGVLFPEDNQPGVDLILPDFDYIRDRLDDVEGVVLTHGHEDHIGAVPYLLRLRRDIPLLGSQLTLAFVEAKLKEHRISPVTLAVKEGQTEKLGPFELEFVAVNHSIPDALAVAVTTAAGTVLHTGDFKMDQLPLDGRVTDLRAFARLGEKGVDLFMVDSTNAEVPGFVTPEVEIGPVLDSVFGQADKRIIVASFASHVHRVQQVLNAAHHHGRRVALVGRSMVRNMAIAAELGYLDVPEGVLIDLKKAGDLPDDRIVYMSTGSQGEPMAALSRMANGDHQVRISHGDTVILASSLIPGNENSVFRVINGLTRLGARVVHSGNAKVHVSGHSSAGELLYCYNILKPKNVMPVHGEVRHLVANGALAVRTGVPPERVVLAEDGVVIDLVDGKASVVGAVPCGYVYVDGSSVGEITEAELKDRRILGEEGFVSVFAVIDSATGKVLAGPQILARGMAEDNAVFDEIQPEVVKALEDAIRAGAADTYQLQQVMRRVIGQWVSRRLRRRPMIVPVVVEA from the coding sequence GTGAGCCACCCGCACCCCGAGCTGACCCTGCCCCCTGCCCTGCCTGCGGGCGGCCTGCGCGTCGTCGCCCTCGGCGGCCTCGGCGAGGTCGGCCGCAACATGGCCGTCCTCGAGCACGCCGGCCGCCTGCTGATCATCGACTGCGGGGTGCTGTTCCCCGAGGACAACCAGCCCGGCGTCGACCTGATCCTGCCGGACTTCGACTACATCCGGGACCGGCTCGACGACGTCGAGGGCGTCGTGCTGACGCACGGGCACGAGGACCACATCGGCGCCGTGCCGTACCTGCTGCGCCTGCGCCGGGACATCCCCCTGCTGGGCTCGCAGCTCACGCTCGCGTTCGTCGAGGCGAAGCTCAAGGAGCACCGCATCTCGCCTGTGACGCTCGCCGTCAAGGAGGGCCAGACGGAGAAGCTCGGCCCGTTCGAGCTCGAGTTCGTCGCCGTCAACCACTCCATCCCCGACGCGCTCGCCGTCGCCGTGACCACGGCCGCCGGCACCGTGCTGCACACGGGCGACTTCAAGATGGACCAGCTGCCGCTCGACGGCCGCGTCACCGACCTGCGCGCCTTCGCCCGCCTGGGGGAGAAGGGCGTCGACCTGTTCATGGTCGACTCCACCAACGCCGAGGTGCCCGGGTTCGTCACGCCCGAGGTCGAGATCGGCCCCGTGCTCGACAGCGTGTTCGGGCAGGCCGACAAGCGCATCATCGTCGCCTCGTTCGCCTCGCACGTGCACCGCGTCCAGCAGGTGCTCAACGCCGCGCACCACCACGGGCGCCGCGTCGCGCTGGTCGGCCGGTCGATGGTGCGCAACATGGCCATCGCCGCCGAGCTCGGCTACCTCGACGTGCCCGAGGGCGTGCTCATCGACCTCAAGAAGGCCGGCGACCTGCCCGACGACAGAATCGTCTACATGTCCACCGGCTCCCAGGGCGAGCCCATGGCCGCGCTGAGCCGCATGGCCAACGGCGACCACCAGGTCCGGATCAGCCACGGCGACACCGTGATCCTCGCGTCGTCGCTCATCCCGGGCAACGAGAACTCGGTGTTCCGCGTCATCAACGGCCTGACCCGGCTCGGCGCCCGCGTCGTCCACTCGGGCAACGCCAAGGTGCACGTCTCCGGGCACTCCAGCGCCGGCGAGCTCCTGTACTGCTACAACATCCTCAAGCCCAAGAACGTCATGCCCGTGCACGGCGAGGTGCGCCACCTCGTCGCCAACGGGGCGCTCGCGGTCCGGACCGGTGTGCCCCCGGAGCGCGTGGTGCTCGCCGAGGACGGCGTCGTCATCGACCTCGTCGACGGCAAGGCGTCCGTCGTGGGCGCGGTGCCGTGCGGCTACGTGTACGTGGACGGGTCGTCCGTCGGCGAGATCACCGAGGCCGAGCTCAAGGACCGTCGCATCCTCGGCGAGGAGGGCTTCGTGTCCGTCTTCGCCGTGATCGACTCCGCGACGGGCAAGGTGCTCGCCGGCCCGCAGATCCTCGCGCGCGGCATGGCCGAGGACAACGCGGTGTTCGACGAGATCCAGCCCGAGGTCGTCAAGGCGCTCGAGGACGCGATCCGCGCCGGTGCGGCGGACACGTACCAGCTCCAGCAGGTCATGCGCCGCGTCATCGGGCAGTGGGTCAGCCGCCGCCTGCGGCGCCGACCGATGATCGTCCCGGTCGTGGTCGAGGCCTGA